The genomic segment CCATACTCCCACCAGCACCCCACATATATCACCTAACCTTCTTGCTCTTCACCTAACTCCCACCTGGCACCACCATTCTCCTGGCGACCCACATCTGGCTCTGGTTTCCATCCTTCCCAGCACTGTCCCTCTGTCCCTCACTCCCAAGGCTGTCCCCAAGCATGCCCCCAAATAGGCAATTAATTGCACTGGCTTAGAAAACCACGGAAACTTTATGACAATGTGCTGTTTGTTATTTTCTCGCTGGAGTCAATGCCTGAGAAGTATACCCTAGACAAGTTGCCGTTAGTGCAATGGGCTCGCCATCCTCCCTCGAGGGCTGAACTACTGGCAGGTGCTAGGTCCAAGTCCACCAGGGGTTGTAGATGAGACCCCCCTGGGCTCTCCACGATGGACCCAGAGCTCAAAGAGTCTAAAAATCTGAATTCTGAGTCCCGCAGGCCACACTGGTCACACTCTTCCTTGGAGCAGCTGCCTCCGGAATGGCTCAAAATCCTCAGGCACTGTGTCTGGAGGGTGGAGGAGGGTGAGGAGTGTTCAGGGAGGTAAACTCTTCCCCCGGGGTACAAAGGGTCAAGATAGGTGCTGGGACCTCACCATTGCAGCGATATTGCAGATTGGACCAAATGATGTTTTCTTGAGAGAAGCAGAATACACCGAGACGCCCCCCTCTCATGGATGTGTCAATGATCACCCCAGAGTCTGCCACTAGCTGGGGACCCTCATAGAGCTTCACCCTGGTGTTGGTTGGGGTACCAGTGGGTCACTGAGCTGTGGCCCTGCTCCTCCCAACCCCCCTTGAACTCACCAGGCccgagagagaaaaggagaggtgggggaggaacagcagggagggagggggtGCTTTTCTCAGGACTGGGGCCCCTTGCTCTTTGTCCGGGTCCCCTTTGCATCTCAAAGCACCAGCCACATTCCTAGCGAGGATTGGGTTGCCATGGTGAAGAGCACAATAGACTGGGGGTGAAGTCACCCGCTTCCCAGGCTCGAGTCCACCCCCCTTATCCCTTTTCTTGGCGCCCTGCAAGGGATCTTGGACAAGTCCCATCCCTTCCTGGTCATCCCCACCACTAGGAAATGCAAAACTCTGGACAAAAGGTCTCAGAGTCTGTGGAGCTGGGTTGGCTCTTGCATGAGTGATGGCTATGTCCAGGTTGGACTCTGAGGCAAGCAAGGGTCTGAATTCCGTGGAAGCTCCCAGGCGCCCTTGGGGGCCTGAGGGGAAAGGAGCACTGAGTAGGAATGTTTGGCCTGGCATAGCCTGGAGTTTCTTAGCACCAGAGTCAAGCCTCGCCTTTGCAGCTAGGATCTCCAGGGAGATGGAGAGAGGGGGCCCAACCAAGCCTAGGGTACCAGAAACTGAAGAAGGGAAGGCAATGGTGAGTCACAGCTACAGGGGAAGAAGACCCTGAGCCTGGAGTCCCTCCCCTCACCGGATATAGCCAACTTGAGGCCGGTGCAGCAGCTGCCAGCGGTAGGAGGTCTTATCACGCCAGCCCACGTTTCGTGGGTCAGTCCACAGCAGTCGGACCTGGTCAGGGGTGTGGCCAGTGTGCCACAGAGCATTCCGGAGGTGCTCGCCTGGGCCCGACACTGAAGTCACTGCCTGGGAGCATTGGTAAAGGCAGAGAGTCAACCACTGGACCCCAGTGCTGCCAGGAGGCTGGCAAGCACAGGTGGAGAAGGAAACCAAGGTGGCCAGGAGAATGTTCTGGAGCCCCAGGGAGCCAGCCTCAGGCCAGATACTTGCATGAGAGGATCCCCAAGCAGGCTGTGGGGAAGGCCCTGGGCAGAACAAGGAGCATGAGAGGGGAAGGGGCCTGCACCAGGGTGTCTGGGCAGTGTTGGGACCTTGAGCTGCAGGCCAGGCTGGGCGACAGCTCGGAAGGGAGTGGCCTGCCAGTAGGTCTGCTCCGTCTGCTTCCACATGACCACATAGAAGCGGCCGCTGTCCTGGTAGCTGAAGAGAAAGCCTGCATAGTCGTCATCGGTGACCGTGTTCACGTGGAAGGTGCCTTCAAAGTCCACACCATTGAAAGCTGTATAGCCTGGAGATCACAGAAGGGAGCCAAGCGCAGGGCCCCAAAGCCCAGGTGAGAAGGTGAAGGTGTGAAAGGTGGTGCTGGCCCTTCACCCAGGGAAAGTCCACTCCATCTGGGAGTGACTGAATGGGGTCCCTTACATACCAACTGCCAGGCCAGGGTCACTGTTCATGGTCTGCACAATCTCCATGCCCTGTGGGGAGGTGGCAGAGCAGGCCTAGTCCAAGGCCCATCCTCTGGGCCTTGGGAACCTGCTTAGATGCTGCTCCCAGCCCACTGCCCCAGTACCTGGTTCAGCACCACCCAATTTGGGTCTATCTGAGCATCCCCCTCAGGATCCAGGACAACGGTCTGATAGGCCCGGAAATCTGTGAGGGTGACCTCTGCGCTCTCAGGGCACACATCCAGGGGGTCCACCACTGCATCATTGTCAAAGTCATCCTCACACACGTCCCCAATGCCATTGCCTATGGACAGACCCAGAGGTTCAGTGGGGTTCCCAGCTGCTTCCACTAGCCAGCACTGGATCTCACAGTCCCAATCCTGTACCTGTTAAAGCCCATACTTGTCCAGTCCCCCCCACCCCTATACCCCATACCCCAGCTTTACCATCAGAGTCCTTCTGGTTGGGATTGGGAACCAGGCGACAGTTATCAGGACCAGGAGGTACATAATCTGGGATACCATCATTGTCATCGTCACTGTCACACTCATCTCCAAGTCCATCATTGTCTGAGTCCAGCTGGGAGCTGTTGGGCAGCTGGGGACAGTTGTCCTTGGTGTCCTGGTGTCCATCCCCATCACTGCCAGGAAGAAGACCACAAAGGTGTTAAAGCTGCCCTTGTCCTTCCTGTGTCCTCTATTCCCACAAATCCCAGGCAGCCAGCTATAGTGAGGATGCAGTATATAGGGACAAGCAGTGTGGACTCTGCCCACCAGAAGATCCTGAGAATGCACTCATCTCTTGACATCCTACCTGTCCTCGTTGGTGTCACAGACGTCCCCCACCAGGTCACTGTCTGCATCTGTCTGAGAGAGCAGCTTTCCTCACCCTCTCCTCTCAGAGGagctttgtttttgatttggtgccatacccaagcagtactcagggctttctgctcagggatcactcctagtggacttggGGATTTTAtgaggtactgggaatcaaatctggatcagctgtgtgcaacacaaatgccttacccacctATACCCACTATATCATCACTCTGGTCCTTCAGAAGCTTTGGACCCTGGAGATACTTAAAGGGCTGGTGcatatgtggtccccaagcactgtgcCTTGATACCTGTTGGGCCTCACCATTCCCATAGCAGGTGAGGAGCAGGGCCCTCTAGCTGTACCTGGGTTGGATTGCCCACCTCTGGGCAGCTGTCACATGCGTCCCCTACTCCATCTTCATCCCTGTCAGTCTGAAGGGGGTTTGGAACTCGAGGGCAATTGTCCAATCCATTGGGGATGCCTGGAAGACAGAGGGTAGCCTGAGGTCACAGGATATACCACACCGAGATGGGTGCAAGCTCTTAACTCTTACAGCTCCAGAGGACAGCTGGGGAGGACGCCTGACTGAACTTTGCTGCACCATCTCTGGCTCTTGCCTGACCTATTCCCACCAGGTCATTTTTCCCATTCCCCAGCAACCCCTGGCCCGCACCATCCCCATCCACATCATTGTCACAGGCATCGCCTTCCCCATTGCCGTCGGTGTCCCTCTGGTCATTGTTGGGAACGTTGGGGCAGTTATCACAAGAGTCGCCAAATGAATCTGTGTCTGAGTTTTGTTGGTCCTTGTTGGGTAACAGCCGGCAGTTATCCTGGGGGCAGGACAGACTGAGTCAGACTGGTCATAGAGTCCTTTGCCCCCCTCTCCTGCCATGTACTCTATGGAGTCCCTCTTGACCTGGGTACTGGGTTGAGGCCCTTCTGGAATACTAGGGGCCAGAAGAGGAAAGATTTGGGAAATGAGGCACAGAGACTTGGAAGAAGAGGAGCAGGAAGGGGCCAGATATTTGGGGACtacctccacatttttttttgggggggaggccacacctggtgacgctcaggggttactcatggctatgctctcaaaaatcactcctggcttgggagaccatatgggatgctgggggatcaaactgcggtccatcctaggtcagccacatgtaaggcaaacgccctaccactgtgtcactgctcctgcccctaccTCCACATTCTTGATCCCGTCCCCATCTGCGTCATCATCACACTGGTCTCCCACTCCGTCATTATCAGCATCTTCCTGCCCAGAGTTGGGTGTCAAGAGGCAGTTGTCCTGTGGGTCCAAGGCAGGGTTAGGACAGTTAAGTGTGGGACAGCCCAGTTCGTCCCCCGCCCCCAGCCTTTCCTTGCTCCTCAGCCAGTAGCTGCACCTGTTTGCAGTGTTTGTTGTTGTCCATGCAGGGCAGCGCCTGGTCAGGGTAGCCGTCGATGTCTGTGTCGGGTCCACACACGTTCCCATTCCCGGCCCAACCCACGTTGCACTGATTGATCGAGCAAGAGTAGGAAGGGCAGGGTTGAGTGGGGAGGCTGACTCTGCCTCCACACACACCCCCCTGCACAAAGCTGCCCCCACCCAGTCCCttgccctcccctctccctcgCTTACTGCACAGGTCACTGCTCCATTGCGCTCAAAGAGGCAGTGTGCATGCACATGGCAGGGGCTGTGGGCTGGGCTGTGGCAGGTCCTAGCTGGAGAGCAGCCCTGGCTCTGGTTGCCCAGAAAGCCCAAGCGACAGGGGCCACACTTGAAAGAGCCCTAATGGGAAGGATGCTGAGGGTCAGTCCACCCCATGCCCATCTGCCCCTGAGTGCAGATTCCCCCCAACTCCCACCTAGTTCTATGTCGTCTCAATAAACAGGATCAGTGACTGCCTACCAATTCTCCAGACAACTATTCAAGGTGGAGAACAGCCTCCACTTTGGATGAGGTCATGAGGTCCAAAAAGAGAGTCAGGTCAGGAGAGATGGCTTTAAAGACCAAGTGCAGGCTCTAATGCAGGAGCCCCTTTACCACCACagggtaccctgagcatcactggaagcAACCCTGGTGCACCCAGCTGGGAaaagcccccaagcactgtcagtgtAGTCCTCAAactaaccaaaaaccaaaagagtttGTTGAGTGCTGAGAGAGACAGGACAGAAGATtaggttctggggccagagaaacagcatgaaggtaggacatttgccttgcatgcagaaggtcagtggtttgaatcctggcatccatatggtcccccgagcctgccaggagcaatttctgagcgtagagccaggagtaacccctgagcgctgtcagatgtgacccaaaagccaaaaaaaaaaaaaaaaaaaaaaacaacaacaaa from the Suncus etruscus isolate mSunEtr1 chromosome 10, mSunEtr1.pri.cur, whole genome shotgun sequence genome contains:
- the THBS3 gene encoding thrombospondin-3, whose protein sequence is MEAQGLRGALALLLLSTLVSASQNLQVIDLLTMGESQQMVTVAEKIRTALLTASDIYLLSTFRLPPKQGGVLFGLYSRQDNTRWLEASVVGKINKVLVRYQREDGKTHAVNLQQAGLADGRTHTALLRLRGPARPNPALQLYVDCKLGDQHFGLPALAPIPPAEVGGLEMRTGQKAYLRMQGFVESMKMILGGSMARVGALSECPFQGEESIHTAVTNALHSVLGEQSKALVTQLTLFNQILGELRDDIREQVKEMSLIRNTIMECQVCGFHEQRSHCSPNPCFRGVDCMEVYEYPGFRCGPCPPGLQGNGTHCSDINECALADPCFSGSRCINTVPGFHCEACPPGYKGTRISGVGTDYARASKQVCEDIDECNDGNNGGCDPNSICTNTVGSFKCGPCRLGFLGNQSQGCSPARTCHSPAHSPCHVHAHCLFERNGAVTCACNVGWAGNGNVCGPDTDIDGYPDQALPCMDNNKHCKQDNCLLTPNSGQEDADNDGVGDQCDDDADGDGIKNVEDNCRLLPNKDQQNSDTDSFGDSCDNCPNVPNNDQRDTDGNGEGDACDNDVDGDGIPNGLDNCPRVPNPLQTDRDEDGVGDACDSCPEVGNPTQTDADSDLVGDVCDTNEDSDGDGHQDTKDNCPQLPNSSQLDSDNDGLGDECDSDDDNDGIPDYVPPGPDNCRLVPNPNQKDSDGNGIGDVCEDDFDNDAVVDPLDVCPESAEVTLTDFRAYQTVVLDPEGDAQIDPNWVVLNQGMEIVQTMNSDPGLAVGYTAFNGVDFEGTFHVNTVTDDDYAGFLFSYQDSGRFYVVMWKQTEQTYWQATPFRAVAQPGLQLKAVTSVSGPGEHLRNALWHTGHTPDQVRLLWTDPRNVGWRDKTSYRWQLLHRPQVGYIRVKLYEGPQLVADSGVIIDTSMRGGRLGVFCFSQENIIWSNLQYRCNDTVPEDFEPFRRQLLQGRV